A single window of Pyxidicoccus xibeiensis DNA harbors:
- the dut gene encoding dUTP diphosphatase, producing MAPPLTVKVRRVRAWPDPLPLPRYETELAAGLDLRADIEGELVLRPMERLAVPTGLALTLPPGYEGQVRPRSGLALRHGVTLLNAPGTVDADYRGEVQVILVNLSSEPFTLRRGDRVAQLVVAPVTSVALHEVEVLDATSRGANGFGSTGR from the coding sequence ATGGCTCCTCCGCTGACTGTGAAGGTGCGTCGCGTGCGCGCCTGGCCGGACCCGCTGCCGCTGCCCCGCTACGAGACGGAGCTGGCCGCCGGCCTGGATTTGCGCGCCGACATCGAGGGCGAGCTCGTGCTGCGGCCGATGGAGCGCCTGGCGGTGCCCACGGGCCTCGCGCTGACGCTGCCGCCCGGCTACGAGGGACAGGTGCGGCCGCGCTCGGGGCTGGCGCTCCGGCATGGCGTCACCCTGCTCAACGCGCCGGGGACGGTGGACGCGGACTACCGGGGCGAGGTGCAGGTCATCCTCGTCAACCTCTCCAGCGAGCCCTTCACCCTGCGTCGGGGTGACCGCGTGGCGCAGCTGGTGGTGGCGCCCGTCACGTCGGTGGCGCTGCACGAGGTGGAGGTGCTGGACGCGACGTCACGGGGCGCCAACGGCTTCGGCTCCACCGGCCGCTAG
- a CDS encoding M23 family metallopeptidase — MFPRRARGLLDFCMAVLCLWAAYHHTPAGALVRRGTAWVTGTKSSARPLLAYYDGVSGTSLSEPLVAPEVALARPLTDAEALAWGTHLAFKGLELRARRPLLELAAEVGVSSTALLDSTEGPVAARKLHAALAADFPEDEARLAALFAGRVPARYALERVRAEGGAPTLERLAQQLPPGFEGSSVGAAQALALSTAFGLAWPVHEGARVTSPFGERIHPVLGTRKMHTGVDLGVPTGTAVVAVAEGVVRRASEDAVNGRVLVLDHGRGVTTAYCHNSELVVQVGQRVERGQLVARSGNTGRSTGPHLHYQLELAARPMDPLKFRTALRSSVAKDSTP; from the coding sequence ATGTTTCCACGCCGCGCACGGGGGTTGCTGGACTTCTGCATGGCCGTGCTGTGCCTGTGGGCGGCGTACCACCACACGCCCGCGGGCGCGCTGGTGCGCCGGGGCACGGCGTGGGTGACGGGGACGAAGAGCAGCGCGCGCCCGCTGCTGGCGTACTACGACGGGGTGAGCGGCACGTCGCTGTCGGAGCCGCTGGTGGCCCCCGAAGTCGCGCTGGCGCGGCCGCTCACGGACGCGGAGGCGCTGGCCTGGGGCACGCACCTGGCCTTCAAGGGCCTGGAGCTCCGTGCGCGCCGGCCGCTGCTGGAGCTGGCCGCGGAGGTGGGCGTGTCCTCCACCGCGCTGCTGGACTCGACGGAGGGGCCCGTCGCCGCGCGGAAGCTGCATGCCGCGCTGGCGGCGGACTTCCCCGAGGACGAGGCGCGGCTGGCGGCGCTGTTCGCCGGTCGGGTGCCCGCGCGCTACGCGCTGGAGCGGGTGCGGGCGGAGGGTGGGGCGCCCACGCTGGAGCGGCTCGCCCAGCAGCTGCCTCCCGGCTTCGAGGGCTCGTCCGTGGGCGCGGCGCAGGCGCTGGCCCTGTCCACGGCCTTCGGCCTGGCCTGGCCGGTCCACGAGGGCGCGCGCGTGACGAGCCCCTTCGGCGAGCGCATCCACCCCGTGCTGGGCACCCGGAAGATGCACACGGGCGTGGACCTGGGCGTGCCCACGGGGACGGCGGTGGTGGCGGTGGCCGAGGGCGTGGTGCGGCGCGCGAGCGAGGACGCCGTGAATGGCCGCGTCCTCGTGCTGGACCATGGGCGGGGCGTGACGACGGCGTACTGCCACAACTCGGAGCTGGTCGTACAAGTCGGGCAGCGGGTGGAGCGCGGGCAGCTCGTCGCGCGCTCGGGCAACACCGGCCGCTCCACCGGGCCCCACCTGCACTACCAGCTGGAGCTGGCCGCGCGGCCCATGGACCCGCTGAAGTTCCGCACCGCCCTTCGCTCCTCCGTGGCGAAGGACTCGACGCCCTGA
- the pnp gene encoding polyribonucleotide nucleotidyltransferase codes for MQKKSVKIGESELSIEVGRMAKQADGAVVVRYGDTMLLVTAVSAREKKDIDFLPLTVEYQEKLYSAGRIPGSYFKREGRLTEKETLASRLVDRSLRPLFPEGYAYETQVISSVISSDPDNEGDIHGITGASAALWVSDIPFNGPLAGIRVGRVGGQFVANPTAKQREQSDLDLVMAVSREAIVMVEGGAEEVVEADMVAALEFGFKTAQPVLDLQDELRRELKKQVRAYDKAASVDEGLRAKVRELAMDSIKAGYGIKEKGARYDALSKAKKETLAKLKEQLGDGFTPLVEKHAKSVVEDLKYEHMREMTVNGGRIGGRGHDVVRAITSEVGVLPRTHGSALFTRGETQALVVATLGTSDDEQRLEMLGGMAFKRFMLHYNFPPFSVNETKPLRGPGRREVGHGALAERALRNMVPKSESFPYTVRLVSDILESNGSSSMASVCGGTLALMDAGVPLTSPVAGIAMGLVKEGEKVAILSDILGDEDHLGDMDFKVCGTTKGITSIQMDIKITGLTTEIMSRALEQARQGRIHILNEMLKTLAQPRKEISQYAPRITTIQIRPEFIKNVIGPGGKVIKDIIARTGAAINIEDTGRVDIASANGDAVKAAIAMIQALTREAEIGKIYTGTVRKIAEFGAFVELFPGTDGLIHISELSDKRVKSVSDVLNEGDEVLVKVVSIDKTGKIRLSRKEAMAERAASQQGGATGDGLPAQPAAPATQPDAKA; via the coding sequence ATGCAGAAGAAGAGCGTCAAGATTGGTGAGAGCGAGCTGAGCATCGAAGTGGGCCGCATGGCCAAGCAGGCCGACGGCGCCGTGGTGGTTCGCTATGGCGACACCATGCTGCTGGTGACGGCCGTCAGCGCGCGGGAGAAGAAGGACATCGACTTCCTCCCCCTCACGGTGGAGTACCAGGAGAAGCTGTACTCGGCGGGTCGCATCCCCGGCAGCTACTTCAAGCGCGAGGGCCGGCTGACGGAGAAGGAGACGCTGGCCAGCCGTCTGGTGGACCGCTCCCTGCGTCCCCTGTTCCCGGAAGGCTACGCGTACGAGACGCAGGTCATCTCCAGCGTCATCTCCTCGGACCCGGACAACGAGGGCGACATTCACGGCATCACCGGCGCCTCCGCGGCGCTGTGGGTGTCGGACATCCCGTTCAACGGTCCCCTCGCCGGCATCCGCGTGGGCCGCGTGGGCGGACAGTTCGTGGCCAACCCCACCGCGAAGCAGCGCGAGCAGAGCGACCTGGACCTGGTCATGGCCGTGAGCCGTGAGGCCATCGTCATGGTCGAGGGCGGCGCGGAAGAGGTGGTCGAGGCGGACATGGTGGCCGCGCTCGAGTTCGGCTTCAAGACGGCGCAGCCCGTGCTGGACCTGCAGGACGAGCTGCGGCGCGAGCTGAAGAAGCAGGTCCGCGCGTACGACAAGGCCGCCTCGGTGGACGAGGGCCTGCGCGCCAAGGTGCGCGAGCTGGCCATGGACTCCATCAAGGCGGGCTACGGCATCAAGGAGAAGGGCGCCCGCTACGACGCGCTCTCCAAGGCCAAGAAGGAGACGCTGGCGAAGCTCAAGGAGCAGCTCGGCGACGGCTTCACCCCGCTGGTGGAGAAGCACGCCAAGTCGGTGGTGGAGGACCTGAAGTACGAGCACATGCGCGAGATGACGGTCAACGGCGGCCGCATCGGTGGCCGTGGCCACGACGTGGTGCGCGCGATTACCTCCGAGGTCGGCGTGCTGCCCCGCACGCACGGCAGCGCGCTGTTCACCCGCGGCGAGACGCAGGCGCTCGTGGTGGCCACGCTGGGCACCAGCGACGACGAGCAGCGCCTGGAGATGCTGGGCGGCATGGCGTTCAAGCGCTTCATGCTGCACTACAACTTCCCGCCGTTCAGCGTGAACGAGACCAAGCCGCTGCGCGGCCCGGGCCGGCGTGAAGTCGGCCACGGCGCGCTGGCGGAGCGGGCGCTGCGCAACATGGTGCCCAAGAGCGAGAGCTTCCCGTACACGGTCCGCCTGGTGTCGGACATCCTGGAGTCCAACGGCTCCTCGTCCATGGCCTCCGTCTGCGGCGGCACGCTGGCGCTGATGGACGCGGGCGTCCCCCTGACGTCTCCGGTCGCCGGCATCGCCATGGGCCTGGTGAAGGAGGGCGAGAAGGTCGCCATCCTCTCGGACATCCTCGGTGACGAGGACCACCTGGGCGACATGGACTTCAAGGTGTGCGGCACCACGAAGGGCATCACGTCCATCCAGATGGACATCAAGATCACCGGCCTCACCACGGAGATCATGAGCCGCGCGCTGGAGCAGGCGCGTCAGGGCCGCATCCACATCCTGAACGAGATGCTCAAGACGCTGGCCCAGCCCCGCAAGGAGATCAGCCAGTACGCGCCGCGCATCACCACCATCCAGATTCGTCCCGAGTTCATCAAGAACGTCATCGGGCCGGGCGGCAAGGTCATCAAGGACATCATCGCCCGCACCGGCGCCGCGATTAACATCGAGGACACCGGCCGCGTGGACATCGCCAGCGCCAACGGCGACGCGGTGAAGGCCGCCATCGCCATGATTCAGGCGCTCACCCGCGAGGCGGAGATCGGGAAGATCTACACGGGCACGGTGCGGAAGATCGCCGAGTTCGGCGCCTTCGTGGAGCTGTTCCCGGGCACCGACGGCCTCATCCACATCTCGGAGCTGTCCGACAAGCGCGTCAAGAGCGTCTCCGACGTGCTGAACGAAGGCGACGAGGTGCTGGTGAAGGTGGTCAGCATCGACAAGACCGGGAAGATCCGCCTGTCCCGCAAGGAGGCGATGGCGGAGCGCGCGGCCTCGCAGCAGGGCGGCGCCACCGGCGACGGGCTCCCCGCGCAGCCGGCAGCCCCGGCCACGCAGCCTGACGCCAAGGCCTAG
- the rpsO gene encoding 30S ribosomal protein S15, which translates to MSALHQERKSELVSKFRTHETDTGSPEVQVALLSERINMLTEHFKTHKKDHHSRRGLLKLVGQRRRLLDYLKSKDVTRYKKLIEGLGIRK; encoded by the coding sequence ATGTCGGCATTGCATCAGGAGCGCAAGTCGGAGCTGGTCTCCAAGTTCCGTACGCACGAGACGGACACGGGTTCCCCCGAGGTGCAGGTGGCGCTGCTGTCCGAGCGCATCAACATGCTCACCGAGCACTTCAAGACCCACAAGAAGGACCACCACTCCCGGCGCGGTCTGCTGAAGCTGGTCGGTCAGCGGCGCCGGCTGCTGGACTACCTCAAGTCCAAGGACGTCACCCGGTACAAGAAGCTCATCGAGGGCCTCGGCATCCGCAAGTAG
- the truB gene encoding tRNA pseudouridine(55) synthase TruB, translating to MDGVLVIDKPSGPTSFDVVRQVRSLLKLKKVGHTGTLDPMATGVLPLCLGEATKVAGFITEGDKAYDATVRLGAETDTQDAQGQVTAQAPVPPLTPALLEAALARFRGSFEQVPPMYSAVKVAGKRLYELARAGEEVERAARQVTVYELVLRDFSADRLQLSVRCSKGFFVRTLAHELGRALGCGAHLEALRRTHSGAFSLAQALPLADVPALAREGTLAGRLVPISDALVELPAVRVGAAEAERVSHGVPVEVPAGPPGRVRVVGPDGTLLAVAEVVAGRLRYLRVLV from the coding sequence ATGGACGGCGTCCTGGTCATCGACAAGCCCTCGGGCCCCACGTCTTTTGACGTGGTGCGACAGGTGCGTTCGCTGCTGAAGCTGAAGAAGGTGGGCCACACGGGGACGCTGGACCCGATGGCCACCGGCGTGCTGCCGCTCTGCCTGGGCGAGGCCACCAAGGTGGCGGGCTTCATCACGGAAGGCGACAAGGCCTACGACGCCACGGTGCGCCTGGGGGCCGAGACGGACACCCAGGACGCGCAGGGGCAGGTGACGGCGCAGGCCCCGGTGCCCCCGCTGACGCCCGCGCTGCTGGAGGCCGCGCTGGCGCGCTTCCGGGGCTCCTTCGAGCAGGTGCCGCCCATGTACTCGGCGGTGAAGGTGGCGGGCAAGCGCCTGTACGAGCTGGCCCGCGCCGGCGAGGAGGTGGAGCGCGCTGCCCGCCAGGTGACGGTATACGAGCTGGTGCTGCGGGACTTCTCCGCGGACCGGCTGCAGCTGTCGGTGCGCTGCTCCAAGGGCTTCTTCGTGCGCACGCTGGCCCACGAGCTGGGGCGCGCGCTCGGCTGTGGCGCCCACCTGGAAGCCCTGCGGCGCACCCACAGCGGCGCGTTCAGCCTGGCCCAGGCGCTGCCGCTGGCGGACGTGCCGGCCCTGGCGAGGGAGGGGACGCTGGCCGGAAGGCTGGTGCCCATCTCCGACGCGCTGGTGGAGCTGCCCGCGGTGCGGGTGGGCGCGGCGGAGGCCGAGCGGGTCTCCCATGGCGTGCCGGTGGAGGTCCCCGCGGGGCCTCCGGGCCGCGTGCGCGTGGTGGGGCCGGACGGCACGCTGCTGGCGGTGGCTGAAGTCGTGGCCGGCCGGCTGCGCTACCTGCGGGTGCTCGTCTAG
- the rbfA gene encoding 30S ribosome-binding factor RbfA, with protein sequence MTTHSRPERVGQEIQAAIGDLLARGMLRDPRIGYITITGVKVSPDLRVARVFYSMIGTEQERADTQKGLEAAKGFVRREVTSTVNLRVSPEIFFSFDESVGEGDKIDRLLREVRSKEGW encoded by the coding sequence ATGACGACGCATTCCCGACCGGAGCGCGTGGGGCAGGAAATCCAGGCGGCCATCGGCGACCTGCTCGCCCGAGGCATGCTGAGGGACCCGCGCATCGGCTACATCACCATCACCGGCGTGAAGGTCTCCCCCGACCTGCGCGTGGCGCGTGTCTTCTATTCGATGATTGGCACCGAGCAGGAGCGGGCGGACACGCAGAAGGGACTGGAGGCCGCCAAGGGCTTCGTGCGCCGGGAGGTGACGTCCACCGTCAACCTGCGCGTGTCGCCGGAGATCTTCTTCTCCTTCGACGAGTCCGTGGGAGAGGGAGACAAGATTGACCGTCTCCTCCGCGAGGTCCGGAGCAAGGAAGGCTGGTAG
- a CDS encoding DUF503 domain-containing protein, whose amino-acid sequence MFVGVARLTLQIPDSGSLKSKRQVLRRVTDRVKARFNVAVAEVDDQDLWQKAAVALAVVGNDRRHVDEQMEKIIHFVEEMYIAPLMARETEILGFGDQLFSGGQGRPPSRGPAAARGRDDEDDDSDDDEDASPEDAAAQSEAAIARFLRGEKASLAEAEGLGDWERRHEGDNDGGVSTGRPSPSGGGRMTMDEARARARTLRNPRDWEKK is encoded by the coding sequence ATGTTCGTTGGTGTCGCACGCCTCACCCTCCAGATTCCGGACAGCGGCTCGCTCAAGTCCAAGCGGCAGGTGCTCCGCCGGGTGACGGACCGGGTGAAGGCACGGTTCAACGTGGCCGTGGCCGAGGTCGATGACCAGGATCTCTGGCAGAAGGCCGCGGTTGCACTCGCCGTGGTGGGCAATGACCGCCGCCACGTGGACGAGCAGATGGAGAAGATCATCCACTTCGTCGAGGAGATGTACATCGCCCCGCTGATGGCGCGGGAGACGGAGATCCTCGGCTTCGGCGACCAGCTCTTCTCCGGGGGGCAGGGCCGCCCGCCTTCCCGGGGCCCGGCCGCCGCGCGGGGCCGCGACGACGAGGACGATGACTCCGACGATGACGAGGACGCCTCACCCGAGGACGCGGCGGCGCAGAGCGAGGCCGCCATTGCCCGCTTCCTGAGGGGTGAGAAGGCGTCGCTGGCGGAGGCGGAGGGGCTGGGTGACTGGGAGCGCCGGCATGAAGGCGACAATGATGGCGGCGTCAGCACGGGCCGCCCGTCTCCGTCGGGCGGTGGACGGATGACGATGGACGAGGCGCGGGCCCGGGCCCGCACCCTGCGCAACCCGCGAGACTGGGAGAAGAAATGA
- the infB gene encoding translation initiation factor IF-2, producing MSKKRVHEIAKELKGHGIELDNKEVVTELSALGYDVKSHSSSLDDDQATAAVQKILDKRKPKQATPPVTAKGFVVRRKVGAPSGGASSDMGGEASQGDYAQANHEQSYEATASAAPTHYEEPPSAPVAEAPQAQAPVEAPRAAEPQRVEAAPETPAAPAVTTSPQPPPVAEAPQAPASVAAQTPPVTEAPRAPVEAPRAASAQPAAAAQPNPPAQERTTLPQPPPRSAVPPTVRTPSSTSTSATVVSRGPGYVQRGGPGGGRPGGPGGPGGRPGGPGGPGGRPGGPGGPGGRPGGPGGPGGRPGGPGGRPSYQGQSPSYQGPGARPGQGPVRPTAAPGTGAQPSASAAPSGPTIMVGGVPHAQVSPTGGQARPTATQAVVISRPLIQVRRVTPTAGQAKQYPMAPGRAGIPERREYKVVPDHLGRGRELVDVSKNKERGQRKRTSGDTTSVSKQELTDMVWGRVTIPIRGKKKKPTKKGAKTQITQMAEEKKVIKLQEGISVSDLGQRMGVRSADIIKKLMGLGKMATANQLVDADTAEMLAADYGWKIERVGFEVEDYLPEVEARPEDERPRPPVVTIMGHVDHGKTSLLDAIRKANVAAGEAGGITQHIGAYSISTSRGDVTFLDTPGHEAFTSMRARGADVTDIVVLVVAADDGVMPQTVEAIKHAKAAEVPIVVAINKMDVPGANLDRVKKDLATHELVPEEWGGDTIMVPVSAKTKENLDLLLENLALQAEVLELTSNPSRPSVGAIIEAKLDRGRGPVATVLVQEGTLKLGDAIVTGTHYGRVRAMTNSRGEAVKEVKPGYCAEVIGLSGVPSAGDAINVVADEKAAKQIAEHRNMKERQTELTKVNRESLEQLFAKTKAGGGPKELRVVIKADVQGSAEAVKQAVQKLSTHKVKVEVIHSGVGAITEGDVMRAAASKGVVLGFNVNPESGAEAAAKAQQVVLQSYSIIYELIDGVRTEMEGLLEPIRTERKLGRAEVRNTFNVPRLGTIAGAAVLDGVIKRGSFVRLMRENKQLFSGKMASLRRFKDDVKEVAQGFECGIGIENFNDLKPGDIIEAYEIEETRQSLS from the coding sequence ATGTCGAAGAAGCGCGTCCACGAAATCGCCAAAGAGCTCAAGGGCCACGGAATTGAGCTCGACAACAAGGAGGTCGTAACCGAGCTTTCTGCGCTCGGGTACGACGTCAAGAGCCACTCGTCTTCTCTCGATGACGACCAGGCGACAGCCGCGGTCCAGAAGATCCTGGACAAGCGCAAGCCGAAGCAGGCCACTCCGCCGGTGACGGCGAAGGGGTTCGTCGTCCGCCGCAAGGTGGGCGCGCCTTCGGGTGGTGCGTCCTCCGACATGGGGGGCGAGGCCTCGCAGGGCGACTACGCCCAGGCCAACCACGAGCAGTCCTACGAGGCGACGGCATCCGCCGCCCCGACGCATTACGAGGAGCCGCCGTCGGCTCCGGTCGCCGAGGCCCCCCAGGCCCAGGCTCCAGTCGAAGCGCCCCGCGCGGCGGAGCCGCAGCGGGTGGAGGCCGCCCCGGAGACTCCGGCGGCCCCCGCCGTCACCACCAGTCCCCAGCCCCCGCCGGTCGCCGAGGCCCCCCAGGCCCCTGCTTCCGTCGCGGCCCAGACCCCGCCAGTGACCGAGGCCCCCAGGGCCCCGGTCGAGGCTCCCCGCGCCGCTTCCGCCCAACCGGCGGCCGCCGCGCAGCCCAATCCCCCAGCTCAGGAGCGCACCACCTTGCCCCAACCCCCCCCCCGCTCAGCGGTCCCGCCGACCGTCCGGACGCCTTCGAGTACGTCTACGTCCGCGACCGTCGTGTCCCGGGGTCCTGGTTACGTCCAGCGCGGTGGTCCCGGTGGGGGTCGTCCTGGCGGGCCGGGTGGCCCGGGTGGGCGTCCGGGTGGACCGGGTGGTCCTGGCGGCCGTCCGGGTGGACCGGGTGGCCCTGGCGGCCGTCCGGGTGGGCCCGGTGGTCCGGGTGGGCGTCCGGGTGGACCGGGCGGTCGTCCCAGCTATCAGGGGCAGTCGCCCTCGTATCAGGGTCCGGGCGCGCGTCCGGGTCAGGGGCCGGTGCGCCCCACCGCGGCGCCGGGCACGGGTGCCCAGCCCTCGGCCTCGGCGGCTCCCTCGGGTCCCACCATCATGGTGGGCGGTGTGCCGCACGCCCAGGTCTCCCCCACGGGTGGCCAGGCGCGGCCCACGGCGACGCAGGCCGTCGTCATCTCGCGTCCGCTCATCCAGGTCCGCCGGGTGACCCCGACGGCCGGCCAGGCCAAGCAGTACCCCATGGCGCCGGGCCGCGCGGGCATCCCCGAGCGGCGTGAGTACAAGGTCGTCCCCGACCACCTCGGTCGTGGCCGCGAGCTGGTGGACGTCTCCAAGAACAAGGAGCGGGGCCAGCGCAAGCGCACCAGCGGCGATACGACGAGCGTGTCCAAGCAGGAACTGACGGACATGGTCTGGGGCCGCGTCACCATCCCCATCCGTGGCAAGAAGAAGAAGCCCACGAAGAAGGGCGCCAAGACGCAGATCACCCAGATGGCCGAGGAGAAGAAGGTCATCAAGCTGCAGGAGGGCATCAGCGTGTCCGACCTGGGCCAGCGCATGGGTGTGCGCAGCGCGGACATCATCAAGAAGCTGATGGGCCTGGGGAAGATGGCCACGGCCAACCAGCTCGTCGACGCGGACACCGCGGAGATGCTCGCCGCCGACTACGGCTGGAAGATCGAGCGCGTCGGCTTCGAGGTGGAGGACTACCTGCCCGAGGTGGAGGCCCGTCCCGAGGACGAGCGTCCCCGTCCGCCGGTGGTCACCATCATGGGCCACGTCGACCACGGCAAGACGAGCCTCCTGGACGCCATCCGCAAGGCGAACGTGGCGGCGGGCGAGGCCGGCGGCATCACCCAGCACATCGGCGCGTACAGCATCTCCACGTCGCGCGGCGACGTGACGTTCCTCGACACGCCGGGCCACGAGGCCTTCACGTCCATGCGCGCCCGTGGCGCCGACGTGACGGACATCGTGGTGCTGGTGGTGGCCGCGGATGACGGCGTGATGCCCCAGACGGTGGAGGCCATCAAGCACGCCAAGGCGGCCGAGGTGCCCATCGTCGTCGCCATCAACAAGATGGACGTGCCGGGCGCCAACCTGGACCGCGTGAAGAAGGACCTGGCCACCCACGAGCTCGTCCCCGAGGAGTGGGGCGGCGACACCATCATGGTGCCCGTCTCCGCGAAGACGAAGGAGAACCTGGACCTGCTGCTGGAGAACCTGGCCCTGCAGGCCGAGGTGCTCGAGCTCACGTCCAACCCGAGCCGCCCGTCGGTGGGTGCCATCATCGAGGCCAAGCTGGACCGCGGCCGCGGGCCGGTGGCCACCGTGCTGGTGCAGGAGGGCACGCTGAAGCTGGGCGACGCCATCGTCACCGGGACGCACTACGGCCGTGTCCGTGCGATGACGAACAGCCGCGGCGAGGCGGTGAAGGAAGTGAAGCCCGGCTACTGCGCCGAGGTCATCGGCCTGTCCGGTGTGCCGAGCGCGGGCGACGCCATCAACGTGGTGGCGGACGAGAAGGCGGCCAAGCAGATCGCCGAGCACCGCAACATGAAGGAGCGGCAGACCGAGCTCACCAAGGTCAACCGCGAGTCGCTGGAGCAGCTCTTCGCCAAGACGAAGGCCGGCGGCGGTCCCAAGGAGCTGCGCGTCGTCATCAAGGCGGACGTGCAGGGCTCGGCCGAGGCCGTCAAGCAGGCCGTCCAGAAGCTCTCCACCCACAAGGTCAAGGTGGAGGTCATCCACTCGGGTGTGGGTGCCATCACCGAGGGCGACGTGATGCGGGCGGCCGCCTCCAAGGGCGTGGTGCTCGGCTTCAACGTCAACCCGGAGTCCGGCGCCGAGGCCGCGGCCAAGGCGCAGCAGGTGGTGCTGCAGAGCTACTCCATCATCTACGAGCTCATCGACGGGGTGAGGACGGAGATGGAGGGGCTGCTGGAGCCCATCCGCACGGAGCGCAAGCTGGGCCGGGCGGAGGTGCGCAACACCTTCAACGTGCCCCGCCTGGGCACCATCGCCGGTGCGGCGGTGCTGGATGGCGTCATCAAGCGCGGCTCGTTCGTCCGCCTCATGCGGGAGAACAAGCAGCTCTTCTCCGGGAAGATGGCGTCGCTGCGGCGCTTCAAGGACGACGTCAAGGAGGTCGCGCAGGGCTTCGAGTGCGGTATCGGCATCGAGAACTTCAACGACCTCAAGCCCGGTGACATCATCGAGGCGTACGAGATTGAAGAGACCCGGCAGAGCCTCAGCTAG
- a CDS encoding YlxR family protein, whose protein sequence is MCVGCGSKRPQAELTRFVVGPGGAIEVDRARRLPGRGAYLCGAGCLTAALKRKAFGRAFRGKAGQVDPSQLGQAWEPGTGS, encoded by the coding sequence ATGTGCGTCGGATGCGGGTCGAAGCGACCGCAAGCGGAGCTCACCCGGTTCGTGGTAGGGCCCGGGGGCGCCATCGAGGTGGACAGGGCACGGCGGCTCCCAGGGCGGGGCGCCTACCTGTGCGGTGCCGGTTGTCTGACGGCGGCGCTGAAGCGGAAGGCCTTCGGAAGGGCCTTCCGCGGCAAGGCGGGGCAGGTTGACCCGTCGCAGCTCGGGCAGGCATGGGAGCCGGGGACGGGGAGCTAA